tctaaccctaatttgatttttatgacgAGCGCAGGAGGAGAGATTTACAGTCAGCTAGGGTTTGGGTCGGTTCTTTTATTCAAATCGGTTCTATCCATGCGATTCTGATTctgatttaagtttttaaaaaacctcAAATCAGTCCCTAGTATATTATCTAGTTATCATGTGAGTTCCAAGAATAATAGTTGTTGATTACGTTGCTTATTGTTTTAGACATTTATTCAATTACATCCTTCTTTCCAAGTCTGTTAATTTTTCTGTCACATTTTCTTCAAAaccatgatgttttttacacGATCATGCACCACGAATCATAGTACTTAAACTTGATCTGATATGGGTGATTAATTTGTGAAGTTCAGGATTTAAAGTGTGGCTTAAGTTagattttaagttaaattaaaaaattattgattaattgaAACTTAATTACcgagtttttaataatttaattgagttgattaaaattaagtgttgataacaattatttttttaatattaaaaaatataattttaataaagttGATTTGATCTTAATTAATCTATAAATTAACTTGGTGGTCTAGTGACTTAGATCCTTTTAGGGTGCGTTTGTTTTGCACCTGTTTTTGTATTTGCGGTGCAAAAAACGCAATAAAGTGTTTGGTAActgtaaaaattatgttttatattgtAAGACCcactaaaaaaatgagtttgaaaCGCAGTTTTTGTGAAATAGTTTTTACATGCTTTTTTAACTGTGTTTCGTAAaacactgtttgtttttttgtttcaaaagtgcttttgaaaaaagttaacagttttttatttttttctttacttcaaattaattttttttttgtgttttagataattttgatgcgctgatatcaaaaataattttttaaaaataaaaatacattattttaatgcatttccaaataaaaagcactttaaaaaacaaccacagcAACACAactaccaaacattttatacatgtttttttattgcacaTAAAtctcaatcatattttttaccaaacacgtatctaaatccaactaaccataCCTTAccatactttttttaaaccacaaccacaaactatctaaaaaacaaacacacttttttaaagtatttttagttataaaatacattaaaatgattctttttggatttttattttatttttgatattaacaaaattatccaaaaaactaaaaaaaatcgatttcatgatttttcaagaaatgcatgtttttttttaatacacctaaaaacaaaaacaaatacagtacaaaacaaacaataaaaatattagcacACATTATTAACTATTTAAATGTATATAATAAAAGGTTTATGGGTATAGAAATGGGTGTTGTTGATTCAATCTTTTGCTCcctaccttttatttttatatagatgtttttatatttttatatattcttattgTTGCTAATAAATGCTACACGCGCGCGTGCACATATATAAAGAATTAATAGAAAATTGGAAGAAAGCTGAACGAAGGGACCATATTAAACACTTTTTAGAATAGAGAgaccagttaaaaaaaagatcatatggaccataataagaaaatataaaaacaaagggaCCAAATATATATcacaaatccaaagaaaaacagagaaaactcATTACCACTGGCCTCCAAAAATTCTCCTCCTCTCGTCCATCCATGGCTCCACTCTCTTCTTGCTCTTCTCTCCaccctctctcttctctctctcctccttcctcttcttcttcaaaaacaCGTCACTTTCTTCCAAAACTACCCCCTTCAAAGCCTGAAATCCCCTCTCTCCCCCGCTTCTCCTTTATCAACCATAATAGCAACTATAAACTCTATCACCACCAAGCCACACCAAGCCTTCTTTTTCAGCCACAATTTTTGCTCAGTGGCTTGGATACTCCTTTGGATACCCAAACTGCCCTCTCTATTATCAGTGTCTTTGCTGCCATTGCTCTTTCTCTGTTCCTGGGCCTGAAGGTAATCTGCATTCCTTTTCGTTTTCATGTTTTCCTTCATTTCTTGCTTTTAGTTTTACAGGTGCtgaaaaattttagattttgattcaTTAATCTTAATGGGTTTTTGCAGGGGGATCCTGTGCCTTGTGAGAGGTGTGCAGGAAATGgtaacttctttttcttttttagcttttcGGGTTTTGATGATTATGTTTGATGAAAGCTTTAAGCATTACTTTTAATTGCTTGTTATGGAAATGTTAACAATGAGTGCATGAATTATCCCACCAAAGTGAACTAACAAATGTTGAATAGTTTAGCAGTTAGCTCAGGACTcataaatttgaagttttagGACTGCCAATATTTAGAACATTGGAGTTATATTATTGAAACGAAGGCACCAAATTTCGATGCTTATTGTGTCAATTTGGGTTTGTGATGGTGTTTTTGTGACCGTTGTGtcaatttattggtttatgttTTGGTATCTTTACTATTTGGTTTAGGTCAATGTGTTCAATAATTAACCTGTTTCTGAAATGGATGCTTTCAGTTTAATTTTGAGTAAAACAGGTCTGTTTAGCGCCAACGTTTGGGGTTTTTCTTGGCAATTCAGTGTTGTGTTTGAGTTCTGTAATCATGTCATTATTGAAAATACCACCTCTCTCCAAGGAAGTCCTTGGTATTCTTTTCTCCTGGTCAATTTGTTGATGGTATTAACTCTTCAAGATTGatccttttcttgatttctatTTCCTTCTCAGGGGAGGAAAGACAGTTAGCCCGTATTTGAGATGATGGAATTTGATGAAGTATTTAGAATTTAAAGGAAGTGTGGTTTTG
This region of Populus trichocarpa isolate Nisqually-1 chromosome 9, P.trichocarpa_v4.1, whole genome shotgun sequence genomic DNA includes:
- the LOC7478596 gene encoding protein disulfide-isomerase LQY1, chloroplastic, producing the protein MAPLSSCSSLHPLSSLSPPSSSSSKTRHFLPKLPPSKPEIPSLPRFSFINHNSNYKLYHHQATPSLLFQPQFLLSGLDTPLDTQTALSIISVFAAIALSLFLGLKGDPVPCERCAGNGGTKCVFCNDGKMKQETGLMDCRVCKGAGLILCKKCAGSGYSKRL